CCGCGGCGCGTACACGCTCTCGGTTCAGGCCACCGAGGCTTACCACAACGCGCGCGTGCGGATTGCGCGTTTTTTCGGCGTGGCTGATCCGGCGACGCTCATTTTCACCCGCGGAACGACCGACTCGATCAACCTGGTGGCGGGGTCGTATGGGCGCTCCACTGTCCGCGCGGGCGACGAGATCGTAATCACCGCGATGGAGCATCACGCCAACTTCGTTCCATGGCAGCAGCTCGCGCTGGAAAAAAAAGCGCGGCTTCGGATCGTGGAGCTGGAAGCGGACGGCACGCTCGATCTCGACCGGTTCCGGGAAACATTGTCCGGCAGTACGCGGCTCGTGGCCTTCAACCACGTCTCCAACGCGCTCGGCACCGTCAACGCCGTCCGTGAGATAGCCGCGCTCGCGCGGGCGGCCGGGGCGGTGAGCGTGTGCGACGGCGCGCAGAGCGCACCCCACATGCGCGTGGATTTCCCGGCGCTGGGCGTGGACTTCTACGCCTTCAGCGGCCACAAGATGTGCGGGCCCATGGGGAGCGGCGGACTGATCGGCAGGCGCGATCTGCTGGAGGCGATGCCGCCGTACCAGACCGGCGGGGACATGATCGAGTTCGTGCGCGACAGCGACACGACGTGGAACGTGCTGCCGCACAAGTTCGAGGCAGGCACTCCCAGCGCGGCCGACGCCGTGGGACTCGCGGCCGCGTGCGATTACCTCGACGCGTTGGGAATGGACGCCGTGGCCGCGCACGAGAAAACGTTGCTGCGCCTGGCGTACGAGCGGCTCGCGGCCATGGATGATGTCACCATCTACGGTCCGGTTCCCGAAAAGAGGAGCGGGGCGTTGAGCTTCACGATGACCGACGTGCACCCGCACGATCTGGCGACGATTCTCGACGGTGAGGGCGTCTGCATTCGCGCGGGGCACCACTGCGCGCAGCCGCTCATGCGCCGGCTCGGCGTGCCCGCCACGGCGCGCGCGTCGTTCTATCTGTACAACGATGAGGCTGACATCGAAGCCATGGTCCGTGGAATGGAGAAGGCGCGTAAGCTGTTCGCCGGGGCGCCGGCGCCGAGCGTCGGCGAGATAGCCGGCGCGAGCGCTTCGTAGCCGTGGACCTCGATCTCTCGCCCAACATCCAGGCGATGTTCCAGGAGCTCATCCTGGACCACTATCGCCGGCCGCGCAACAAGGGCGAGCTCGAGGGCGAGCACAAAACGATCGCCATGAAGAACCCGCTCTGCGGCGACGAGGTGTACCTCCACCTCGCGCTCGAGGACGAGCGGGTGAGCGACATCAGCTTCACGGGGCGCGGCTGCTCGATCTCCCAGGCCGCGGCGTCAATGATCACGCAGGCTGTCAAGGGCAAAACCGCCGGCGAAGCCGAAACGCTGGGCGAGCGCTACCGCGAGATGATCATGGGCGACGCCGAGGCGGCGAAGGATAAATCGCTCGGCCAGCTCCGCGCGCTGTCGGGGGTGTCGAAGTTCCCGGCGCGCGTCAAATGCGCGCTGCTCGCGTGGAACGCGCTCGAGGAAGGACTGAAATAGTCTCTACTCCTTGCGCGCCGAAGAAAGTTGAAGGGTCCTTTTCTGGAGCTACGGCCTTCGGCCTAACACGCTCCTGAAAAGGACCCTTCAACTTTCCTCTGTCTATTTCGGCCCGGTGGACCAGACTTTCCCGAACGCGTACCACGCGAGGGTTCCGAGCAAGAGACCGAGGACATAACCGTACGGGGCGAGCACCGCGAGCAACGCCACGCCGATCGTAACCGCCAGCTCGCGGCGCACGGGAACAACGTCGCGCGCGAGCCACATGAGCGCCCACCCCTCGAACAGCAGCAGCACGCCGAGAACCGGCAGCGGGAAGACCTGCACCACCTGCGTGAACGCGCCCGCGAAGAACAGGCCCATTGCCAGGAAGAGCGAACCGTAGATCAGCAGCGATCCGCCGGTGCGCGCGCCGAAGGTGTAATGGCCCATCAGGCCGCCCGACCCATGGCACGTGGGAATTCCGCCGAGCCACGGATTCACGAGGTTCATCAGCGAGTACGTGTAGCCGAGCTGCCGGATGGTGACCTGCTTTTCGGGAAATAGGTCGTGCGCCGTCTGGCGGGTGGCGAGCAGCGAGTTGCCGAGCGAGAGCGGTATCTGCGGCAGCGCGAGGATCACCAGCCCCGTCCACACGTCGGCCGGGGCCGGTATCCGCGGCAGCGGCAGCGTGAAGCCGAGGCCGCCGGCGAGGTCGAGCGCGTCGAGATCGAAGACGAAGGCGTACACGATTCCGAGCGCGATGATCGGCAACGCCGGCGGAAGGCGGCGGTTGCCGTACAGCGCGATCGCCATGGCGAACGCGATCAGCGCGAGACCGTAGCCGGTGACGCCGGCCGATCGCACGTAGTCCCCAAGTGCGAGCAGCGCGAGCTGCAGGCCCAGCCCCAGCTGGAGTCCGCGCACCACGCTCTTCGGCACCACGCGCGCGAGCCAGGCAAGCGCTCCGCTCGCCGTCAGCAGCAGCATCACGACGCCGATGGCCAGGCCGGCGCCGAACAGCACCGGCCCCGCGATCTTCTGCGTGATGACGATGACGGCCATCGCCTTGAGCGGCTGCACGGCCATCGGGATGCCGTACCGGATCGCCGTCGCGTACTGCATCAGCCCGAACATCACCAACACGCTCGCCGCGTCGAGCCCGGCCGCCATGACCATACCAACGATGAGCGGCAGGTCCGTGCCGATGTCGCCGAACGCGCCCGCAAGCTCGTTGCGGTCGAAACGGAAGCGCGGGTTCACCACCTCAACGGCCGTACGTGTCACGCCTATATTCTACGCCGAGCGCGCACTTCAGGTTGTTCGCTCTTACTAGTCACTAGTCACTAGTCACCTCGCAGAGATGACCGAACCAGCGGTACACATCCAGAACGTTTTCAAGCGCTTCGCAGGCCACACGGCTGTACGCGATCTGTCGCTCGTGATTCCCCGTGGCACGGTGTACGGGCTGCTGGGGCCGAACGGCGCCGGCAAGACGACCACCATCCGGATGATTCTGAACGTGATCGCGCCCGACTCCGGCACGATCACCATTCTCGGCCAGGACTCCACCAGGGACTCGATCCTCGACCGCGTGGGATATCTGCCGGAAGAGCGCGGCCTCTATCGCAAGATGAAGGTCCGCTCGATTCTGCGGTTTCTCGCCGAGCTGAAAGGCATGTCGCGCAGGCAGGCGGATCCCTTGATCGACGAGTGGCTGGAGCGGCTGTCGCTCAAGACGCCGGACAAGGACTGGGGCGCGGCGAAGGTGGACGAGCTCTCCCGCGGCATGCAGCAGAAGGTGCAGTTCATCGCCGCGCTGCTGCACGATCCCGAGCTGGTGATCCTGGACGAGCCGTTCAGCGGGCTCGACCCGGTCAACTCCCAGGCGCTCAAGGACACGATCGTGGAGCTCCGGCGCCGCGGCAAGACCGTGATCTTCAGCACGCATCTGATGGACAACGCCGAGCGCATGTGCGACGCGGTCTGCATCATCGCCAACGGCGACAAGGTGCTCGACGGCACGCTCGCCGACGTCAAGGCCGAGAACGCCGGCCGGACCGTGGCCGTCGCGCTCGACGGCGCGCCGAGCGGCGAGATCGACCGAATCTTCGCCGACAGGTCGCTGGTCGAGCGCGTTGACGACTCCAACAGGTTCTTCGAGGTGGAGCTCCAGCCGGGCGCGGACGCGCAGCAGCTCCTGCGCGCGATCGTCGGCAGCGGGGCCCGCGTGAAGCGATTCGAGCTGGTCCAGCCCTCGCTGCATCAGATCTTTCTCGAGCGGGTCGGCGCCAAAGGCGTAGAGCCGGGGGTGTCGGGTCATGGCTAAGCTCTGGGCGGTCATCAAGCGCGAGTACATCGAGCGCGTTCGCACCAAGTGGTTCATCATCGCGACGGTCTTCGGCCCGCTGCTGTTCGCGGCGCTGATGATCGTCCCGGCGTGGCTCACCATCAAGACGAAGAGCGCCGCCGATCTGAGCTCGACGGTCATCCTCGACGCGACAAACACCGGGCTGGGGGCGAAGGTGTCGGAATCCCTGCGCGGCTTCGGGAGCGGGCCGGAGCGCGCGCCCGACGTGCGCGTGATCGCGCCTTCCGAGCTCACTGAGGCCGAGAGCCTCGCGACCGCCGAGGTGATGCGCGAGCAGCGGTCGGGATACCTCGTGCTCGATCAGCAGACGGTGGCCGGCGAGAGCGCGAGATACGCCGGACGCCATGCCAGCTCGCTGACCGCGATGGAAGCGGTGGAGGACGCGGTGGAGAAGACCGTGCTGGCGTACCGCTTCGAGGCGGAGGGAATCTCGGCGGAGAAAGCCCGTGAGCTCACCGCCGGCAGGCTGCGGTTCCGCACCGAGCGGATAACCGACGAGGGCCGCGGCGGATCCGGGGCGATCAGCGCGTTCTTCGGCCTTGGCATCGCCTTCCTGCTGTACATGTCCATCATCCTGTACGGCCAGAACATCCTGCGCGGAGTGATCGAGGAAAAAACCACCCGCGTCGCTGAAGTCGTCGTATCGAGCGTGCGGCCCGAGACTCTGCTCGCCGGCAAGGTGCTCGGCGTCGGCGCGGTCGGATTGACGCAGCAGCTGGTGTGGGTCGCCACGGTCGTGGCGTTCCTCACCTACAGGGTGCAGATCTTCAACGTCTTCGGGATTCCGGCGCCGCCGTTCGTCATGCCCGGGGTGTCGGCCGGCGACGGCCTGCTCCTCCTGCTGTTCTTCGTGCTCGGCTTCGTCTTCTACGCCGCGCTGTTCGCGGCGGTGGGAGCCATGGTGAACAGCGACCAGGAAGCGCAGCAGGCGGCGCAGCCCGTGATGCTGCTGCTCATCGCCGCCGCGATCTTCATCCAACCCGTCACGTTCAATCCGACGGGCGGGCTCGCGACGACGATGTCGTGGCTGCCCTTCTCCTCGCCGATCATCATGCCGCTGCGGCTCACGATCATCAACGTGCCGATCACCGAGCTGATCGGCTCGCTGATCGTGCTGCTGCTGTCGTGTCTGCTGGTAGTATGGCTGGCCGCGCGGATCTACCGGGTGGGGCTACTCATGTACGGCAAGCGCCCGACTCTGCGCGAGCTCGGGCACTGGATCCGCTACACCTAGCCCGTGCGAATCGACTGAGAGCGCAAGGGCCCGGGCACCGTCCTCGGCGTGTTCCGGAACCAGGTTGAGCGGCGTGAGGTGAGGGGTTCTCACAGGCCGCGTCTTAGCGCGCGCAGTTTGCGCGCGTAGCGGCCGACGAGGATCCCTCACCTCACGCCGCCCGGACAGCTCCGCAAAATCGATCAAATGCGCCCGTGAGGTCCTCTGCGATCTCCTCGACCGTGCGTCCCTCGATCTGATGCCGCTCGAGCATGTACACGAGCTTGCCGTCCTTGAGCAGCGCGATCTGCGGCGATGAGGGCGGGTAGCCGGCGAAATAAGAGCGCACCTGGCGCACGGCGTCCACGTCCTGGCCGGCGAATACCGTCGTCAGCGCATCGGGCTTCACCTCGTGCCGCAGCGCGCGGGCGACCGCCGGCCTGGCGTTTCGCGCGGCGCAGCCGCAGACGGAGTTGACCACCACGAGCGTCGTGCCGGCGGAGTCGCGCAGCTTCGCGTCCACCGCCTCCGCCGTCTTCAATTCCTCCACGCCCAGGCGCGTGAGGTCTTCGCGCATCGGCGCGACCAGTCTTTCGTCGTACATCGTCTAATCCTCCACGTGCGGCTCGCGCACGAGTGCGAGAATGGCTGTCTGCGGCACGACGAGGAAGCGGTCGCCGTCGAAGGTGATCTCCACCGCAGCTTTTCTGAAGAACAGCGCGTAGTCACCCGTCCTGGCCTGCATCGGGACGAACCGCGTCTCGCGCATGGCCACGCGCCACGGCTCCTCGTTGTTGTCCGCGAGGTCGGGCATCGGCAGGCCGGGGCCGGTCGCGATGATCGTCCCGCCCTGCACGGCCTGGCTGTCGATCGCCGTCGGAGGGAGGTACAGGCCGACTTTCGTCCGGCCTTCTCCGTCCTCGATTTTCACCAGCACGCGGTCACCGACGACGATCAGCCGCTTATTCTTGTCGCCCATCATCGAATTATAACGACCGGGCCCCGGGACTCGTGCCTGTAGCCTATAGGCGGTGAGCCTTCCTCAGAGCGTGCGTGCGCGTCCATTGCACGATCACCGCGAGCGCGAGCGCGTACGCGGAAATCGCCGCGAGCCGCAGGAGCAGCACGTCCGCCGCCATTCCCGGCCAGTCCGCGAAGGTCGCGCGCGCCGTGCCGAGCGGCTCCCTCCCGAGGGCCATCAGCGCGGCACTGACTACCATCTCCGTGGCGGCGACCAGAATCGCGAAGAGCGGTGCGCGCCATACCCAGTGCCGCAGCGGGAAGTTCCCGAGATGGAGCGTCACCATCGCGAACAGGAATACCGCGCCGATCAGAAATCCGATTCCGAGCAGAGCGGGCTGGTCGTTGCCCGCGTTGGTCAGCAGAAAGGCGCGGAACACCCGGATGAGCAGCCCGGTGACAACCGCCATCTCCAGCGTCGAGAAGGCCAGCTTCCGGAACGAGCTGGGACCGTGGCCTTCCCATTCCTCGTCCGAGATCCGCCGCTGATACGGCTCCGTTTGCTTGGGGAAATAGACCATGCTATGAGGACGATGTGGGCGCCTTGCCGGGCACGCGCGGCGCGGATTCCCTGCTCTCCGGCGCGCGTGCGGAGGCGCCCGCCTCCGACTGCCACCGCGCCGCCGGCAGCTCGACGACAAATTTGGTGTGGCCCGGCGATCCGTCCACCAGGCGAACCAGGCCGCCGTGCGCCGGCGATCCACCGGAACGGTCCCGCTGCTGCGCCGACAGCTCGCTGAAAGCCGCCAGGAACGCCCCGATGCCGGCCAGGAAGCAGAGCGACAGCAGCACGCCGCCAAGCACGACCCCCTCGTAGCCGTTCGCGCCGGCGACGACCAGAATCGCTATGGCGACGAGGCAGATCGACTGCGCCGCGCGCGGCATCTGATCGCTCCTGCGCATTCCCTGAATGGCCATCGGCGCGTCAGCCATGCTGCGCCCCCGCGGGTTCTACCGGATCCAGTGAACCAGCCTGCTCCACCGGATGTCGGTGATGAAAGGCAGCGGACGGTCACTGTCGTCCGCGTTGTACGAGTAGTACACGAACATGGGCCTGCCGCGCACGTTCTCCCGCGGCACGAAGCCCCAGTAGCGGCTGTCCTTGGAGTTGTAGCGATTGTCGCCCATCATGAACAGGTGTCCGGGCGGCACGACGAGCGGCCCCCACTCGTCGTGCGAGGGCTGCGCGGGCGCCGCGCCGAACCGCGACGCTTTCAGCCCCAGAGGCTTCTGCCAGTCGAACAGCTCACTCACGGAATCGAACGCGTCCGCGGAGACTCCGTAGCCCTGCCGCTGCGCGACGCCATTCACGTACAGCACGCCGCGCCGCATGTAGATCGTGTCGCCCCCTACGGCGATGGCCCGCTTGACCAGCGTCGGCGTAAGGTCCTGCGGCTGATCCACCTGCGGCGGGGAGACGAACACCACGACGTCTCCCCGGCGGGGCTCGGCGTATCCCGGCAGCCGGTTGTCGGTGAAGGGCACGTGCGGCCCGTACCGCAGCTTGTTGACGAACAGCCAGTCGCCGACGAGCAGGGATGGAATCATGCTCCCCGAGGGGATGCGGTACGCCTCGAGGAGAAAAGTCCGGATCAGCAGAAACAGCGCGAGCGGAAGCGCGATCGCGCGGACGTTGCGCCAAAGCGCTCCGCTTCTCCATCCAGGCTTAGTCGAGCCCGACTGTGACAAGGGGCGCGCCTTGGCGGCGCGCCCCTTCTTGAGTGCGGCTGGCAACGATCAGCTAGATCAGCTGAGATGCTTGTTCACGAGCTTCGTCATCTCGAACATCGAAACCTGACGCTTCCCGCCGAACACCGGGCGCAGTGAATCGTCGGCGTTGATCATCCGGCGATTCTTGCTGTCCTGCAGGCCCTTGCGCTTGATGTACGCCCAGAGACGCTTGGTGATCTCGGTGCGCGGCAGCGGGTTGCTGCCAACGACGGCGCTGAGCGAAGCGCTCGGCCGCATCGGCTTCATGAACGCGGCATTCGGCGTGCGCTTCGTCTTCGACCTCGTCTTGGCGCGCGACTTCCTCGCCGACTTCTTCCTGGCCGTTCCGCGCTTGGCGGTCGATCTCTTTTTCGACGAGGACGACTTTTTCCTAGCCGAGCGTTTCTTCTTTGTTGCCATCGCTTCTCCTGAGTGGGATGACAGTACGGACCTGCTAACGATCAACATCCTGCCGCGGAGCAAAGTAAATCGCAGGAGCGTGGGCGCAATAGGGAAACTCTATAGGGAAGACAGCAGTTTCATCATTCGCACGTCGTAGGGATCGGGTGAATCGTCGTCATCGGCCACGTCGTAGTTCTGCTGCGGCGTCTCCAGCACCAGCGGTATTCCAGCCGATCGGGCGTCCGCCAGGAGCCACTTGAACGGGTCCTTCCCGATCTCGCCTTCCCCTATGAGAACGTGCCTGTCGCGGTTCGATCCGAGCGCGCCCGCGCTGTCGTTGAGATGGAAGAAAGAAGGCGGCTCCCCCGTCGCTTCCTCGAACTCGTCGAGGATGGCGGTGAAGGCCGCCCGCGACCTGCGAATGTCGTATCCGGAGCAAAACAGGTGGCACGTATCCAGCCCGTATCCGGTGCGCGCGCGCAGCGATTTCGGGACGTGCGACAGGATTTCTCCCACCTCCGCGGCGGTGCGGCCCATGGTGCGTCCGGCGCCCGCGGTGTTCTCCACGAGCACTCGCGCGTCCGATTTCACGGCGCGCAGCGCGGCGGTGATGGCCGCCGCGATCCGCTTCGCCGCGTTCGCCGGCGTGTCGTCGCCGGCGGAGCCCGGATGGAAGCAGACCGAGCCGGCGCCGAGATCGCTGGAGCGTTCCAACTCCTTCGTGAGCCCCGCGCTCGCCCGCGCCCATTTCTCCGGGTCGGGTGTCGCCACGCTCAGAACGTACGGCGCGTGCACGAGAATCATCCTCGGATCGATCTTCGACGCCGCGACCTCCTTCCTGAACCGCTGCGCGCGCTCGGGGCGCACCGACATCTTGTCGTTGTAATACTTGGGCACGGCGGTGAAGACCTGCACCGCACTCATCCCGCCGCGCGCGGCGCGGCGGACGGCCATGTGCACGCCGCCGTTATTGATCGTGTGCGCCCCTATGAACCGCTTGCGGCGCGCCGCCGGGCTCAAGGCAGCTTCCCCGCGCGCGCGGCCACTCGCGGCGCGCCGCCGGGAGTCGTCTCCACCCAGTGGACGCGGACGGAGTCGCCCGTGAGCGACACCCGCGGCGACGACGCGGCCGACCCCGCCGGCGACACCGCGCCGTACGTGGAGAACACGTGCCCCGCGCCGGTAGAGAGCGCGAGGAGTATGCGCGGTTTCGCGCTGTTGGGATCCTCGAACGCGACGACCACCGTGTCGCCGCGGCCGGCGACGCTGCTGCGGACCGGGCGGTCGCCGTGTGTGACGGGGACAGCCATGTGCAGCACTCCCATCCCGGTCGTGCCCAGCGCGGACGCTTGCATCGAGTGCGTGAAGTACACGCCCGGGCTGCCGGCAGGCGAGATGTGATAGGTCAGATGCAGGTACCCGGAAGTCTCGTCGGCAAAGAGGGACGGCGGTGGACGCGAGCAGCGCAGACCGCCCGCGTCGCGACCATCCGCCACCAGCGGCGTTTCCCAGTGGGTGCCGCCATCCGGCGACCGCGCGAGCAGCAGCACGGAGCCGCCGTCGGGTCTGGCCTCCCACCACGCGGCGTACCTCTCGTCGCCGCGCGCCACCACGACGACATCCGC
This sequence is a window from Gemmatimonadaceae bacterium. Protein-coding genes within it:
- a CDS encoding SWIB/MDM2 domain-containing protein; translation: MKPMRPSASLSAVVGSNPLPRTEITKRLWAYIKRKGLQDSKNRRMINADDSLRPVFGGKRQVSMFEMTKLVNKHLS
- a CDS encoding sialidase family protein — its product is MRIALPWFFALSACADGGIAWGPVTYGGSASPVSAAVAALPPRGGAGCADVVVVARGDERYAAWWEARPDGGSVLLLARSPDGGTHWETPLVADGRDAGGLRCSRPPPSLFADETSGYLHLTYHISPAGSPGVYFTHSMQASALGTTGMGVLHMAVPVTHGDRPVRSSVAGRGDTVVVAFEDPNSAKPRILLALSTGAGHVFSTYGAVSPAGSAASSPRVSLTGDSVRVHWVETTPGGAPRVAARAGKLP
- the lepB gene encoding signal peptidase I, whose protein sequence is MPAALKKGRAAKARPLSQSGSTKPGWRSGALWRNVRAIALPLALFLLIRTFLLEAYRIPSGSMIPSLLVGDWLFVNKLRYGPHVPFTDNRLPGYAEPRRGDVVVFVSPPQVDQPQDLTPTLVKRAIAVGGDTIYMRRGVLYVNGVAQRQGYGVSADAFDSVSELFDWQKPLGLKASRFGAAPAQPSHDEWGPLVVPPGHLFMMGDNRYNSKDSRYWGFVPRENVRGRPMFVYYSYNADDSDRPLPFITDIRWSRLVHWIR
- a CDS encoding SUF system NifU family Fe-S cluster assembly protein → MDLDLSPNIQAMFQELILDHYRRPRNKGELEGEHKTIAMKNPLCGDEVYLHLALEDERVSDISFTGRGCSISQAAASMITQAVKGKTAGEAETLGERYREMIMGDAEAAKDKSLGQLRALSGVSKFPARVKCALLAWNALEEGLK
- a CDS encoding ATP-binding cassette domain-containing protein, translated to MTEPAVHIQNVFKRFAGHTAVRDLSLVIPRGTVYGLLGPNGAGKTTTIRMILNVIAPDSGTITILGQDSTRDSILDRVGYLPEERGLYRKMKVRSILRFLAELKGMSRRQADPLIDEWLERLSLKTPDKDWGAAKVDELSRGMQQKVQFIAALLHDPELVILDEPFSGLDPVNSQALKDTIVELRRRGKTVIFSTHLMDNAERMCDAVCIIANGDKVLDGTLADVKAENAGRTVAVALDGAPSGEIDRIFADRSLVERVDDSNRFFEVELQPGADAQQLLRAIVGSGARVKRFELVQPSLHQIFLERVGAKGVEPGVSGHG
- a CDS encoding putative sulfate/molybdate transporter; this encodes MTRTAVEVVNPRFRFDRNELAGAFGDIGTDLPLIVGMVMAAGLDAASVLVMFGLMQYATAIRYGIPMAVQPLKAMAVIVITQKIAGPVLFGAGLAIGVVMLLLTASGALAWLARVVPKSVVRGLQLGLGLQLALLALGDYVRSAGVTGYGLALIAFAMAIALYGNRRLPPALPIIALGIVYAFVFDLDALDLAGGLGFTLPLPRIPAPADVWTGLVILALPQIPLSLGNSLLATRQTAHDLFPEKQVTIRQLGYTYSLMNLVNPWLGGIPTCHGSGGLMGHYTFGARTGGSLLIYGSLFLAMGLFFAGAFTQVVQVFPLPVLGVLLLFEGWALMWLARDVVPVRRELAVTIGVALLAVLAPYGYVLGLLLGTLAWYAFGKVWSTGPK
- a CDS encoding BrxA/BrxB family bacilliredoxin; protein product: MYDERLVAPMREDLTRLGVEELKTAEAVDAKLRDSAGTTLVVVNSVCGCAARNARPAVARALRHEVKPDALTTVFAGQDVDAVRQVRSYFAGYPPSSPQIALLKDGKLVYMLERHQIEGRTVEEIAEDLTGAFDRFCGAVRAA
- a CDS encoding deoxyribonuclease IV; this translates as MSPAARRKRFIGAHTINNGGVHMAVRRAARGGMSAVQVFTAVPKYYNDKMSVRPERAQRFRKEVAASKIDPRMILVHAPYVLSVATPDPEKWARASAGLTKELERSSDLGAGSVCFHPGSAGDDTPANAAKRIAAAITAALRAVKSDARVLVENTAGAGRTMGRTAAEVGEILSHVPKSLRARTGYGLDTCHLFCSGYDIRRSRAAFTAILDEFEEATGEPPSFFHLNDSAGALGSNRDRHVLIGEGEIGKDPFKWLLADARSAGIPLVLETPQQNYDVADDDDSPDPYDVRMMKLLSSL
- a CDS encoding ABC transporter permease — protein: MAKLWAVIKREYIERVRTKWFIIATVFGPLLFAALMIVPAWLTIKTKSAADLSSTVILDATNTGLGAKVSESLRGFGSGPERAPDVRVIAPSELTEAESLATAEVMREQRSGYLVLDQQTVAGESARYAGRHASSLTAMEAVEDAVEKTVLAYRFEAEGISAEKARELTAGRLRFRTERITDEGRGGSGAISAFFGLGIAFLLYMSIILYGQNILRGVIEEKTTRVAEVVVSSVRPETLLAGKVLGVGAVGLTQQLVWVATVVAFLTYRVQIFNVFGIPAPPFVMPGVSAGDGLLLLLFFVLGFVFYAALFAAVGAMVNSDQEAQQAAQPVMLLLIAAAIFIQPVTFNPTGGLATTMSWLPFSSPIIMPLRLTIINVPITELIGSLIVLLLSCLLVVWLAARIYRVGLLMYGKRPTLRELGHWIRYT
- a CDS encoding co-chaperone GroES family protein, with amino-acid sequence MGDKNKRLIVVGDRVLVKIEDGEGRTKVGLYLPPTAIDSQAVQGGTIIATGPGLPMPDLADNNEEPWRVAMRETRFVPMQARTGDYALFFRKAAVEITFDGDRFLVVPQTAILALVREPHVED
- a CDS encoding SufS family cysteine desulfurase, with the protein product MNSLAPRSDFPLLAANPGLHYLDSAATSQKPRSVIDAIVRFYETTNANPHRGAYTLSVQATEAYHNARVRIARFFGVADPATLIFTRGTTDSINLVAGSYGRSTVRAGDEIVITAMEHHANFVPWQQLALEKKARLRIVELEADGTLDLDRFRETLSGSTRLVAFNHVSNALGTVNAVREIAALARAAGAVSVCDGAQSAPHMRVDFPALGVDFYAFSGHKMCGPMGSGGLIGRRDLLEAMPPYQTGGDMIEFVRDSDTTWNVLPHKFEAGTPSAADAVGLAAACDYLDALGMDAVAAHEKTLLRLAYERLAAMDDVTIYGPVPEKRSGALSFTMTDVHPHDLATILDGEGVCIRAGHHCAQPLMRRLGVPATARASFYLYNDEADIEAMVRGMEKARKLFAGAPAPSVGEIAGASAS